The following are encoded together in the Acidobacteriota bacterium genome:
- a CDS encoding type 1 glutamine amidotransferase: MRPWCLVQHVAWEGPGLLGVEARARGIELHVLRMDLGDPLPPASQIGGLVVMGGPMGVADAAAYPHLAAEIDLLAVAVAARIPVLGVCLGSQLLASALGARVFKGPALEVGLGDVDLTEEGRLDPVMGPAGRALPVVHWHNDTFDLPEGSALLASSAGYANQAYRFGDRVYGLQFHIELDAEMRRAWAARLPPGATLDEMGHARAARAGRALIGRWFDRAVAVAGSTAEG, translated from the coding sequence ATGCGGCCCTGGTGCCTGGTGCAGCACGTCGCGTGGGAGGGGCCGGGGCTCCTCGGCGTCGAGGCGCGCGCGCGCGGGATCGAGCTGCACGTGCTCCGGATGGACCTGGGCGATCCCCTTCCACCCGCGTCCCAGATCGGCGGCCTCGTCGTGATGGGGGGGCCGATGGGGGTCGCCGACGCGGCGGCCTACCCCCACCTTGCCGCCGAGATCGACCTTCTCGCCGTCGCGGTCGCCGCGCGGATCCCGGTTCTCGGCGTCTGCCTCGGCTCGCAGCTTCTCGCGTCGGCGCTCGGCGCGCGCGTCTTCAAGGGGCCGGCCCTCGAGGTCGGCCTCGGCGACGTCGATCTGACCGAAGAGGGGCGGCTCGACCCCGTGATGGGGCCCGCGGGGCGGGCTCTCCCCGTCGTGCACTGGCACAACGACACGTTCGATCTCCCCGAGGGTTCGGCCCTCCTCGCCTCGAGCGCCGGCTACGCGAACCAGGCGTACCGGTTCGGGGATCGCGTCTACGGTCTCCAGTTCCACATCGAGCTCGACGCCGAGATGCGCCGCGCGTGGGCGGCGCGCCTTCCCCCCGGCGCGACGCTCGACGAGATGGGGCACGCCCGCGCCGCGCGCGCAGGCCGGGCGCTCATCGGCCGCTGGTTCGACCGGGCGGTCGCAGTGGCCGGATCTACCGCGGAGGGGTGA
- a CDS encoding helix-turn-helix domain-containing protein: protein MPQFVPRPVPVTQGSEESTTARVGSFWITEAWFPSHAIVPPHLHDRTCLAVMLEGGFTLEIGGRGIECAPATVATEPAGERHANTIGGAGAHVVVLQPDPADEELNRACGGVLNEVRHFRHGGIALDARRLAREIHSPDAVSPLAMEALSLEILAATSRLQASDESAKRAPAWLARARDMLHAQFLDRPTVAGIAAEAGVHPVHLARVFKSHFQLSVGAYVRALRLEWAASRLAGSDDSLADIAQAAGFADQSHFTRAFRSRTGVTPQRYRSTARE, encoded by the coding sequence ATGCCCCAGTTCGTCCCCAGGCCGGTCCCTGTCACGCAAGGAAGCGAGGAGTCCACCACCGCCCGGGTCGGGAGCTTCTGGATCACCGAGGCGTGGTTTCCCTCCCATGCGATCGTCCCGCCGCACCTTCACGACCGCACGTGTCTCGCGGTGATGCTCGAGGGAGGATTCACCCTGGAGATCGGGGGGCGCGGGATCGAGTGCGCGCCGGCCACCGTGGCGACCGAGCCCGCGGGGGAGAGACACGCGAACACGATCGGGGGGGCCGGCGCGCACGTGGTGGTCCTTCAACCCGACCCGGCCGACGAAGAACTCAACCGCGCGTGCGGTGGAGTCCTGAACGAAGTGAGGCATTTTCGCCACGGCGGGATCGCCCTCGACGCCCGGAGACTCGCTCGGGAGATTCATAGTCCCGACGCGGTCTCGCCTCTCGCGATGGAGGCGCTCTCCCTCGAGATCCTCGCCGCCACCTCGCGCCTCCAGGCCTCCGATGAATCGGCGAAGCGGGCTCCGGCCTGGCTCGCGAGGGCGCGCGACATGCTGCACGCGCAGTTCCTCGATCGGCCCACCGTCGCGGGGATCGCCGCCGAAGCCGGAGTGCACCCCGTCCACCTCGCGCGCGTCTTCAAGTCGCACTTCCAGCTCTCCGTCGGCGCGTACGTGCGCGCCCTCAGGTTGGAGTGGGCGGCGTCACGGCTCGCCGGCTCCGACGATTCCCTCGCCGACATCGCGCAGGCCGCGGGCTT